In a genomic window of Candidatus Hydrogenedentota bacterium:
- the nifA gene encoding nif-specific transcriptional activator NifA codes for MTISPDEVRREVSELSLLFEISQTLDRSMDLRDELGSVLKAIARHTGMLRGTLTLLNRNTGEISILAGHGLSDKQLERGRYKPGEGVTGHVIETGNAMVIPRVSEEPLFLNRTRARNLPREDISFICVPIKIGNETIGALSVDRLFADSVTLDEDMRLLTIIASMIAQAVRLRREIEEERERLLEENTRLNEELRERFRPTNMIGNSSAIQTVFNMIAQVAKSDATVLIRGESGVGKELVAHAIHYNSLRSAKPFIRVNCAALPESVIESELFGHEKGAFTGAIAQRKGRFELAQGGTIFLDEIGDLSPTTQIRLLRVLQEREFERVGGTETLRVDVRVLAATNRDLESLMESGQFRQDLYYRLNVFPIHIPPLRERRTDILLLADFFVEKYGKLANKSVRRISTSAIDMIARYHWPGNVRELENCIERAVLLTNDDVVHGHHLPPTLQTAEATGTIVRNTLQDSLDSLERDMIIEALKNARGNKAKAAKALGLTERIMGLRVDKHGIDPKQYRTPPVRKRPE; via the coding sequence ATGACCATTTCACCGGATGAAGTTCGGCGGGAAGTTTCCGAACTCTCGCTGTTGTTTGAGATAAGCCAGACGCTCGACCGTTCGATGGACCTTCGCGACGAGTTGGGAAGCGTTTTGAAGGCCATTGCGCGGCACACGGGCATGTTGCGGGGCACGCTGACGCTGCTGAACCGCAACACGGGCGAAATTTCGATCCTGGCCGGGCACGGTCTTTCGGACAAGCAACTCGAACGCGGGCGCTACAAGCCGGGCGAGGGCGTGACCGGACACGTAATCGAAACGGGCAACGCGATGGTCATTCCCCGCGTGTCCGAAGAGCCTTTGTTCCTGAACCGGACCCGCGCGCGCAATCTTCCCCGGGAAGACATCAGTTTTATCTGCGTGCCCATCAAAATCGGAAACGAGACCATCGGCGCGCTCAGCGTGGACCGCCTTTTCGCGGATTCCGTCACGCTGGACGAGGATATGCGCCTGCTCACCATCATCGCGTCCATGATTGCCCAGGCGGTCCGGCTGCGCCGCGAAATCGAGGAAGAGCGCGAGCGCCTGCTCGAGGAAAATACGCGGCTGAACGAGGAATTGCGCGAACGGTTCCGTCCGACGAACATGATCGGCAATTCGAGCGCCATACAGACCGTTTTCAACATGATCGCTCAGGTGGCCAAGAGCGACGCAACGGTCCTGATCCGGGGCGAGAGCGGCGTGGGCAAGGAATTGGTCGCGCACGCCATCCACTACAACAGTTTGCGATCCGCCAAGCCCTTCATCCGCGTGAACTGCGCCGCGCTTCCCGAATCGGTCATCGAGAGCGAACTGTTCGGACATGAAAAAGGGGCCTTTACCGGGGCAATCGCGCAACGAAAGGGCCGGTTCGAACTGGCCCAGGGCGGCACGATTTTTTTGGACGAAATCGGGGATCTTTCCCCCACAACGCAAATCCGCCTGTTGCGCGTTCTGCAGGAGCGTGAATTCGAGCGGGTCGGCGGCACGGAGACCTTGCGGGTGGATGTCCGCGTGCTGGCGGCGACCAACCGCGATCTGGAAAGCCTCATGGAATCCGGCCAATTCCGGCAGGATTTGTATTACCGGCTGAACGTGTTCCCGATTCACATCCCGCCTTTGCGCGAACGGCGGACGGACATCCTGCTGCTGGCCGACTTTTTTGTCGAAAAATACGGCAAATTGGCCAACAAGAGCGTCCGGCGGATATCCACGTCGGCCATTGACATGATCGCGCGCTATCATTGGCCGGGAAATGTCCGCGAACTCGAGAATTGCATCGAGCGCGCAGTCTTGCTGACCAACGACGATGTGGTGCACGGCCATCACCTCCCGCCGACGCTTCAAACCGCCGAGGCGACCGGGACAATCGTCCGAAACACCCTGCAAGACAGTCTCGACAGCCTTGAACGGGACATGATCATCGAGGCGCTGAAAAACGCTCGGGGCAACAAGGCCAAAGCCGCGAAGGCGCTGGG